A part of Mycolicibacterium sp. TUM20985 genomic DNA contains:
- a CDS encoding CoA transferase produces MDAVQREWGASGLAHLTGLPSGPPDFSRAGVLAAARSTAANLHRHLGVAVDAGELLTGRAALLGLTRRGRISPGGATRLLATRDGWCALTLSRPDDVEAVPALIESAARQDDPWQVVRAWAGERSSATVVDRARLLDLPAAVLGETAPCAPAVRRVGPTAPPRELSHLVVVDLSSMWAGPLCGQLLRRAGATVVKLESAARPDGTRAGSPAFFDWVNAGKICGTIDFDDLSRLRALLEAADVVIESSRPSALGRRGLGPDDVTARPGRVWVRISGYSTGREHPAFGDDAAVAGGLVGRSSDGPVFCGDAIADPLTGLHATLAVAESLARGGGEVVEVAMAAVAATYAALPQLPGDARWDALFPRPPAPQPRASDVGADDDSVDRLIEERSATSC; encoded by the coding sequence ATGGACGCGGTGCAGCGGGAGTGGGGAGCCAGCGGGCTGGCCCACCTCACCGGGCTGCCGTCGGGTCCACCCGACTTCTCGCGCGCCGGCGTGCTCGCCGCGGCTCGGTCCACGGCGGCCAACCTGCACCGCCACCTCGGGGTGGCCGTGGACGCCGGCGAACTGCTCACCGGTCGCGCGGCCCTGCTCGGACTGACCCGGCGGGGCCGGATCTCCCCGGGTGGCGCCACCCGGCTCCTCGCCACGCGCGACGGGTGGTGTGCGCTGACGCTGTCCAGGCCCGACGACGTCGAGGCAGTGCCCGCGCTGATCGAATCGGCTGCGCGGCAGGACGATCCGTGGCAAGTCGTTCGCGCGTGGGCCGGGGAACGGTCCAGCGCCACGGTCGTCGACCGAGCCAGGCTGCTCGACCTGCCCGCGGCGGTGCTGGGGGAGACCGCCCCCTGCGCCCCCGCCGTGCGTCGCGTCGGTCCGACCGCACCGCCGCGTGAGCTGTCGCATCTGGTGGTCGTGGACCTATCCTCGATGTGGGCCGGCCCCCTGTGTGGACAGTTGCTTCGTCGCGCGGGTGCCACCGTCGTGAAGCTCGAGTCCGCGGCCAGACCCGATGGGACCCGGGCTGGCTCGCCGGCCTTCTTCGACTGGGTGAACGCCGGAAAGATCTGTGGCACAATCGACTTCGATGACCTGTCTCGACTACGCGCCCTTCTCGAGGCGGCCGACGTCGTCATCGAGTCCTCTCGACCGTCGGCGCTTGGTCGCCGCGGTCTGGGCCCCGACGACGTCACCGCCAGGCCCGGCCGCGTATGGGTGCGCATCAGCGGATACAGCACCGGTCGCGAGCATCCCGCGTTCGGCGACGACGCCGCAGTCGCGGGCGGGCTGGTCGGCCGCAGTTCCGACGGTCCGGTGTTCTGCGGGGATGCGATCGCCGATCCGCTCACGGGCCTGCACGCGACACTGGCCGTCGCCGAGTCACTGGCGCGCGGCGGCGGCGAGGTCGTCGAGGTGGCCATGGCGGCGGTGGCCGCGACCTACGCCGCACTGCCCCAACTGCCCGGTGACGCACGCTGGGACGCATTGTTTCCGCGTCCGCCCGCTCCGCAGCCCCGGGCGTCGGACGTCGGGGCCGACGACGATTCCGTGGATCGCCTGATCGAGGAACGGAGCGCGACCTCGTGCTGA
- a CDS encoding amidohydrolase family protein: MLIQRAHLLDGTVADIRTAHHVVEVALDLVPAPGESVFDASGCTVIPGLHDHHVHVHSAAAATTSVNVGPRQVHDHNDFRAALATASIGDDGWVRAVGYHEAVAGELDRTALDALSPPVPVRVQHRSGIMWTLNSAGLARVGLPDHPDGRLRSADPSWSGALARRETGLADVSRRLASYGVTGLTDATPDLGVEDVVRFAEARRHGELLQRVHCLAPGKRILHDDDLDLDELTSWIADRHAAGAIAALHCVTAAQLVVTIAALRAAGTRRGDRIEHAAVVPDDCVGDLVELGVGVVTQPNFVAERGDQYLGDVPPDEHHQLWRVASLLAAGIPLALSTDFPFGESDPWAAMRAAVRRTTSSGVVLGDRERIPARTALTAFLGAPEHLAIPRAVRPGEPADLCLLAAPPAEVLRELDAELVAATVVEGRVVYERP; encoded by the coding sequence GTGCTGATTCAGCGAGCTCACCTCCTCGACGGCACCGTCGCCGACATCAGGACCGCGCACCACGTCGTCGAGGTTGCCCTCGATCTGGTGCCCGCCCCTGGCGAATCGGTGTTCGACGCCTCCGGCTGCACCGTGATCCCTGGGCTGCACGACCATCACGTGCACGTGCACTCCGCTGCGGCCGCCACCACATCGGTGAATGTGGGTCCCCGCCAAGTGCACGATCACAACGACTTTCGGGCCGCGTTGGCGACCGCGTCCATCGGCGACGACGGCTGGGTCCGCGCGGTCGGCTACCACGAAGCGGTCGCCGGAGAGCTGGACCGGACGGCGCTCGACGCACTGTCGCCGCCGGTGCCGGTGCGGGTGCAGCACCGCAGCGGGATCATGTGGACCCTGAACTCCGCGGGCCTGGCGCGCGTCGGCCTACCCGACCACCCGGACGGCCGGCTGCGTAGCGCCGACCCGAGCTGGTCTGGGGCGCTGGCCCGTCGAGAGACCGGCCTGGCCGATGTCAGCCGCCGACTCGCCTCCTACGGTGTCACCGGATTAACCGACGCCACACCGGATCTCGGTGTCGAAGACGTCGTGAGGTTCGCCGAGGCGCGCCGCCACGGCGAGCTTCTGCAGCGCGTGCACTGCCTGGCCCCCGGTAAGCGCATCCTGCACGACGATGACCTCGACCTCGACGAGCTGACCTCGTGGATCGCCGACCGCCACGCAGCGGGTGCCATCGCCGCCCTGCACTGCGTGACTGCCGCACAACTCGTCGTCACCATCGCAGCGCTGCGCGCGGCCGGAACTCGCCGCGGGGACCGCATCGAGCACGCCGCGGTCGTGCCGGACGACTGCGTCGGGGATCTCGTCGAACTCGGCGTCGGCGTCGTCACGCAACCGAACTTCGTCGCAGAACGGGGTGACCAATACCTCGGCGACGTGCCGCCCGACGAACACCACCAGCTGTGGCGCGTGGCGTCGCTCCTCGCCGCGGGGATCCCGTTGGCACTGTCGACGGACTTCCCGTTCGGCGAATCCGATCCCTGGGCGGCGATGCGGGCCGCGGTGCGGCGGACGACGTCGTCGGGCGTCGTCCTCGGTGATCGGGAGCGCATCCCGGCGCGCACCGCGCTGACCGCCTTCCTCGGCGCACCAGAACATCTGGCGATTCCGCGGGCCGTCCGCCCCGGCGAGCCCGCCGACCTCTGCCTCCTCGCTGCACCGCCCGCCGAGGTGCTGCGCGAACTCGATGCAGAGCTGGTGGCCGCCACGGTCGTCGAGGGCCGTGTCGTGTACGAGCGACCGTGA
- the fadD4 gene encoding fatty-acid--CoA ligase FadD4: MQIRETAAATPDKPAIIMHPSGVVVTFGELEARANQLAHLFRSAGLVEGDAVAILMENSEHMHAVMWAARRAGLYYVPINTHLTAAEVAYIVDNSNAKAIVGSGGLLDTLAGLGAELPNGLPAIRLIVDGELDGWQRYPECVADQPVTPLDDEIEGDLLQYSSGTTGRPKGIKRELPHLPPAEVPGLMAALVAFWMHPDAVYLSPAPLYHTAPSVWSMQTQAGGITTVILEKFDPVATLEVIQKYRITHGQFVPVMFTRMLKLPQAVRDSYDVSSLERVMHAAAPCPVEIKKQMIDWWGPIIDEYYASSEAIGSTLITAEDWLTHPGSVGKPMTGVLHILDEEGNELPAGQAGEIYFEGGFDFEYLNDPGKTASSRDARGWKTVGDIGYLDDDGYLFLTDRRHHMIISGGVNIYPQEAENVLVTHPLVMDAAVFGIPDEEMGQRVKGVVQTVDQADATDAFAGELLTWLRDRLSHYKCPRSISFEAQLPRTDTGKLYKQELIKKYS, from the coding sequence ATGCAGATTCGCGAGACCGCCGCAGCGACCCCCGACAAGCCGGCCATCATCATGCATCCGTCCGGTGTGGTGGTCACGTTCGGTGAGTTGGAGGCCAGGGCGAATCAACTGGCGCATCTGTTCCGCTCGGCCGGCCTCGTCGAGGGCGACGCGGTGGCGATCCTCATGGAGAACAGCGAGCACATGCACGCCGTGATGTGGGCGGCGCGCCGGGCGGGGCTGTACTACGTGCCGATCAACACCCACCTGACGGCGGCCGAGGTCGCCTACATCGTCGACAACAGCAACGCGAAGGCAATCGTCGGCTCCGGCGGCCTGCTGGACACCCTCGCCGGTCTGGGTGCGGAGCTGCCCAACGGGCTTCCCGCCATTCGACTCATCGTCGACGGGGAACTGGACGGGTGGCAGCGGTATCCGGAATGCGTTGCCGACCAACCCGTTACCCCGCTCGACGACGAGATCGAGGGCGATCTGCTGCAGTACTCCTCGGGAACCACCGGTCGGCCGAAGGGCATCAAGCGCGAACTGCCGCACCTACCGCCCGCCGAGGTGCCGGGTTTGATGGCGGCGCTCGTCGCGTTCTGGATGCACCCCGACGCCGTCTATCTGAGTCCGGCGCCGCTGTACCACACCGCTCCGTCGGTGTGGTCGATGCAGACGCAGGCCGGCGGCATCACCACCGTGATCCTGGAGAAGTTCGATCCCGTGGCGACACTGGAGGTCATCCAGAAGTACCGGATCACGCACGGCCAGTTCGTCCCGGTGATGTTCACACGGATGCTGAAACTGCCTCAGGCCGTTCGTGATTCGTACGACGTCAGCAGTCTGGAGCGAGTCATGCATGCCGCGGCGCCGTGCCCGGTGGAGATCAAGAAGCAGATGATCGACTGGTGGGGCCCCATCATCGACGAGTACTACGCCTCCTCGGAGGCCATCGGCTCCACGCTCATCACCGCCGAGGACTGGCTGACCCACCCGGGATCGGTCGGCAAGCCGATGACGGGCGTGCTGCACATTCTCGACGAGGAGGGCAACGAGCTGCCCGCCGGTCAGGCCGGGGAGATCTACTTCGAGGGCGGGTTCGACTTCGAGTATCTCAACGACCCCGGCAAGACGGCGTCCTCGCGCGACGCCCGCGGGTGGAAGACGGTGGGGGACATCGGCTATCTCGACGACGACGGTTACCTCTTCCTGACCGATCGACGGCATCACATGATCATCTCCGGTGGCGTGAACATCTACCCGCAGGAGGCGGAGAACGTGTTGGTGACGCATCCGTTGGTGATGGACGCCGCCGTGTTCGGCATCCCGGACGAGGAGATGGGCCAGCGCGTCAAGGGGGTCGTGCAGACGGTGGACCAGGCCGACGCCACCGACGCCTTCGCCGGCGAGCTGCTGACCTGGCTGCGGGATCGGCTGTCGCACTACAAGTGCCCGCGGTCGATATCGTTCGAGGCGCAGTTGCCGCGCACCGATACGGGCAAGCTGTACAAGCAGGAGCTGATCAAGAAGTACTCGTGA
- a CDS encoding acyl-CoA dehydrogenase family protein: MNLNDEELMLVETVRAFVDRDVKPTVREVEHANSYPEAWIEQMKRIGVFGLAVPEEFGGTPVSTRCYVLVTQELARGWMSLAGAMGGHTVVAKLLDLFGTPEQKQRYLPSMATGEIRATMALTEPGGGSDLQAMTTIARPDGDDLVINGTKTWISNARRSSLIALLCKTDPAAAPKHRGISIVLVEHGDGLTVSRDLPKLGYKGVESCELSFADYRVPATAVLGGAPGKGFAQMMKGLETGRIQVASRALGVATAALEDALAYAQERESFGVPIWKHQAIGHYLANMATKLTAARQLTFHAADRYDSGERADMEAGMAKLFASETAMEIALDAVRIHGGYGYSTEYDVERYFRDAPLMIVGEGTNEIQRNVIAAQLVTRGGI, translated from the coding sequence ATGAACCTGAATGACGAAGAACTCATGCTGGTCGAGACGGTGCGCGCGTTCGTCGACCGGGACGTCAAGCCCACCGTGCGCGAGGTCGAGCACGCGAACTCCTACCCCGAGGCGTGGATCGAGCAGATGAAGCGCATCGGGGTCTTCGGGTTGGCCGTGCCCGAGGAGTTTGGCGGCACGCCGGTGTCGACGCGGTGCTACGTGCTGGTCACCCAGGAGTTGGCGCGCGGCTGGATGAGCCTGGCGGGGGCGATGGGCGGCCACACCGTCGTCGCCAAGCTGTTGGACCTGTTCGGCACCCCAGAGCAGAAGCAACGCTACCTGCCTTCCATGGCGACCGGCGAGATCCGCGCGACGATGGCGCTCACCGAGCCTGGCGGCGGTTCGGACCTGCAGGCCATGACCACCATCGCCCGACCCGACGGTGACGACCTGGTGATCAACGGCACCAAGACGTGGATCAGCAACGCGCGCCGTTCAAGCCTGATCGCCCTGCTATGCAAGACCGATCCGGCGGCGGCGCCCAAGCACCGGGGCATCTCGATCGTCCTGGTGGAGCACGGTGACGGCCTCACCGTGTCGAGGGATCTGCCAAAGCTCGGCTACAAGGGCGTGGAATCGTGCGAACTCTCGTTCGCGGACTACCGCGTGCCGGCCACGGCCGTCCTCGGCGGAGCGCCCGGCAAGGGCTTCGCCCAGATGATGAAGGGTCTGGAGACCGGTCGCATCCAGGTGGCGTCGCGGGCCCTCGGCGTCGCCACCGCGGCGCTGGAGGACGCACTGGCGTATGCGCAGGAGCGCGAGAGCTTCGGTGTGCCCATTTGGAAGCATCAGGCGATCGGTCACTACCTGGCCAACATGGCGACCAAACTGACTGCTGCGCGCCAACTCACGTTCCATGCGGCCGACCGCTACGACAGCGGTGAGCGCGCCGACATGGAGGCGGGGATGGCCAAGCTGTTCGCCTCCGAGACCGCCATGGAGATCGCCCTCGATGCCGTGCGGATCCACGGTGGCTACGGGTACTCCACCGAATACGACGTCGAGCGATACTTCCGTGATGCCCCGCTGATGATCGTCGGTGAGGGCACCAACGAGATCCAGCGCAATGTGATCGCGGCGCAGCTGGTGACACGCGGCGGCATCTGA
- a CDS encoding alpha/beta hydrolase: MDMADFHPDLARAARLAPRSMITPRSLPVFRVAARLMDRRTPADVDELTLASGVRVRLHRPATSVPGPALLWIHGGGYIIGSAAQDDVVCRRFASALGATVAAVDYRLAPEHPYPVPLEDCYRALSWLAGLPSVDPARVAIGGASAGGGLAAALALLARDRAEIGVAAQLLVYPMLDDRSATQDGLDDHRHRLWTQKSNVYGWASYLGDADPNVAVPARNPDLSGLPAAWIGVGSNDLFHDEDLAYAERLQAAGVQCAVEVVPGAFHGFDGVVPKAPVSKAFSASQIAWLRGVLTPSGTPADRIG, translated from the coding sequence GTGGACATGGCCGACTTTCATCCCGACCTCGCGCGCGCCGCGCGGCTGGCTCCCCGCAGCATGATCACCCCGCGCTCGTTGCCGGTGTTCCGCGTGGCGGCACGCCTGATGGACCGGCGCACGCCGGCCGATGTCGACGAGCTGACGCTGGCCTCGGGGGTTCGGGTGCGCCTGCATCGACCGGCCACCTCGGTGCCGGGCCCGGCCCTGCTGTGGATCCACGGCGGCGGCTACATCATCGGCAGCGCTGCGCAGGACGACGTCGTCTGCCGCCGGTTCGCCAGCGCGTTGGGCGCCACGGTCGCCGCCGTCGACTACCGGCTGGCGCCAGAACATCCCTATCCCGTCCCGCTCGAGGACTGCTACCGCGCGCTCTCCTGGCTGGCCGGGCTGCCCTCGGTCGATCCGGCCAGGGTGGCGATCGGTGGCGCGAGCGCCGGCGGTGGCCTCGCCGCCGCCCTGGCCCTGCTGGCGCGCGACCGAGCCGAAATCGGCGTCGCTGCACAGCTGCTCGTCTATCCGATGCTCGACGACCGGTCGGCCACCCAAGACGGGCTCGACGACCACCGGCACCGTCTGTGGACCCAGAAGTCCAATGTCTACGGCTGGGCCAGCTACCTCGGGGACGCCGACCCCAACGTCGCCGTACCGGCGCGCAACCCCGATCTGAGCGGGCTGCCGGCCGCCTGGATCGGCGTCGGCTCCAATGACCTGTTCCACGACGAGGACCTCGCCTACGCCGAACGCCTGCAGGCAGCCGGCGTGCAGTGCGCTGTCGAGGTGGTGCCCGGCGCCTTCCACGGCTTCGACGGGGTCGTTCCGAAAGCGCCTGTCTCGAAGGCGTTCTCGGCCAGTCAGATCGCGTGGCTGCGTGGGGTTCTCACGCCCTCGGGAACTCCAGCAGATCGGATCGGATGA
- a CDS encoding enoyl-CoA hydratase/isomerase family protein, producing the protein MIETDSLESACLSLTEAEGDDRRAITVPSVSAAFDTIAERVSHWPIAAAVCDDVLRALDPAASTFAGVITESLAYSTLQAGPEFARWLAERGPAAVPQLADPVLAERDGDTLYVRFNRPQRHNAFSTDARAALLEALEVARLDPTVAEVVLSGNGRSFCSGGDLAEFGTFADPAAAHLARTRHSPALVLDEITARLGASCRAEVHGRVLGSGLEMAAFCGHVATTPDAVFGLPELSLGLLPGAGGTVGITRRIGRWRTAYLVLSGQTIDAATAFDWGLVDSLTP; encoded by the coding sequence CTGATCGAGACGGATTCGCTGGAGAGCGCCTGCTTGTCGCTGACGGAGGCCGAAGGTGACGATCGGCGCGCGATCACCGTGCCGTCGGTATCGGCGGCCTTCGACACCATCGCGGAACGGGTCTCCCACTGGCCGATCGCCGCGGCGGTGTGCGATGACGTGCTGCGGGCCCTCGACCCCGCGGCGTCGACGTTCGCGGGCGTGATCACCGAGTCGTTGGCCTATTCGACCCTGCAGGCCGGACCGGAGTTCGCCCGTTGGCTCGCCGAGCGCGGGCCTGCCGCGGTGCCGCAACTGGCCGACCCGGTCCTCGCCGAGCGTGACGGTGACACGCTGTACGTGCGATTCAACCGGCCGCAGCGCCACAACGCCTTCTCCACCGACGCTCGCGCCGCCCTGCTCGAGGCGCTCGAGGTAGCCCGCCTGGACCCGACGGTCGCCGAAGTGGTGCTGTCGGGCAATGGTCGATCCTTCTGTAGTGGAGGCGATCTCGCCGAGTTCGGGACGTTCGCCGACCCTGCGGCAGCGCATCTCGCGCGCACGCGGCACAGTCCGGCGCTGGTCCTCGACGAGATCACGGCGCGACTCGGTGCCTCCTGCCGGGCCGAGGTGCACGGCCGGGTACTGGGCAGCGGGCTCGAGATGGCGGCGTTCTGCGGACACGTCGCGACTACCCCCGACGCGGTGTTCGGCCTGCCGGAGCTGTCGCTCGGACTGCTCCCCGGCGCCGGCGGCACCGTCGGCATCACGCGGCGGATCGGACGCTGGCGGACGGCATACCTGGTGCTGTCGGGTCAGACGATCGACGCCGCGACCGCGTTCGACTGGGGACTCGTCGACTCCCTCACCCCCTAG
- a CDS encoding GntR family transcriptional regulator has protein sequence MRPAPAYQALRQTLRDDIAAGAYRDGVRLPTESELVTRHRLSRQTVRRAFQDLVAEGLVYRVPGRGTYARDDAFAAGPRYLRQLGSIEDLMSLSDDTTMEVLSGLRRRVDVDAASRLRLSDDVVYTVVFRRLHGSDPGVPFVLTRVHLPECIARPVLDSADLSDGAVSTNTVIGLTEPHLGGQIAQAAQSITVSVADDDVAAAVGCDPGHPMLRVDRLYSDADGVPVELAVSHFLPEQYTYRVTLRRTT, from the coding sequence ATGCGGCCCGCACCGGCGTATCAAGCTCTGCGCCAGACACTTCGAGACGACATCGCCGCCGGCGCATATCGGGATGGTGTGCGGCTGCCCACCGAATCCGAGCTCGTCACGCGGCATCGACTGTCGCGACAGACGGTGCGGCGGGCGTTCCAGGACCTGGTGGCCGAGGGTCTGGTGTACCGGGTCCCCGGCCGAGGGACGTACGCCCGCGATGATGCCTTCGCGGCGGGCCCTCGGTATCTGCGTCAGCTCGGCTCGATCGAGGACCTGATGAGCCTGTCCGACGACACGACCATGGAGGTGCTCAGCGGTCTCCGGCGCAGGGTCGACGTCGATGCGGCGAGCCGGCTGCGGCTCTCCGACGACGTCGTCTACACCGTGGTCTTCCGCCGCCTGCACGGATCCGACCCGGGCGTGCCGTTCGTGCTGACACGGGTGCACCTGCCGGAATGCATCGCCAGGCCCGTGCTCGACTCGGCCGACCTATCCGACGGCGCGGTCAGCACCAACACCGTCATCGGGCTGACTGAGCCGCATCTCGGCGGGCAGATAGCTCAAGCGGCGCAGTCGATTACGGTCTCTGTCGCCGATGACGACGTGGCTGCCGCGGTCGGGTGCGATCCGGGACATCCCATGCTGCGGGTGGACAGGCTGTACTCCGATGCCGACGGCGTCCCCGTCGAACTGGCCGTCAGCCACTTCCTGCCCGAGCAGTACACCTACCGCGTGACCCTGCGCCGCACCACCTAG
- a CDS encoding MaoC family dehydratase: MTLSGHIQGGPHFDDLHVGQVFDWAPSMTLTAGAAAVHQSILGDLLRLPLDQTLTHAVTGAPGTLAHPGLVCDLAIGQSTVATQRVKANLFYRGLWFHRFPSIGDTLYTRTEVVGLKQNSLKPGRPPTGLAALRMTTIDQADRLVLDFYRCAMLPLREGVGDTGHADDLAAIGTDAAAPPDPTADWDADAFRARVPGPHFDATITGSDFRSTADVVSSAPELARLSLNIAATHHDVRVAGRRLVYGGHTIGLALAQVTRALPNLVTVLGWHYCDHIGPVHEGDTLYSDIHVDDATPLPDGRGGVLVLRSLVYAVGEPDRPVLDWRFTALLY; the protein is encoded by the coding sequence GTGACTTTGTCAGGCCATATCCAAGGCGGTCCGCACTTCGACGATCTGCACGTCGGCCAGGTCTTCGACTGGGCGCCGTCGATGACACTGACCGCCGGTGCCGCCGCCGTGCATCAGTCGATCCTCGGCGACCTGCTGCGACTGCCGCTCGACCAGACGCTCACCCACGCCGTCACCGGGGCCCCTGGGACGCTGGCGCATCCCGGTCTGGTCTGCGACCTGGCCATCGGGCAGAGCACGGTGGCCACCCAGCGGGTGAAGGCCAATCTCTTCTACCGCGGCCTGTGGTTCCACCGCTTCCCATCGATCGGCGATACGCTGTACACCCGCACCGAAGTCGTTGGGCTGAAGCAGAATTCGCTGAAACCGGGGCGACCCCCGACCGGTCTCGCCGCGCTCCGGATGACCACCATCGACCAGGCCGACCGGCTGGTGCTCGACTTCTACCGCTGCGCGATGCTCCCGTTGCGCGAGGGCGTCGGCGACACCGGCCACGCCGACGACCTCGCGGCCATCGGCACCGACGCGGCCGCGCCCCCGGATCCGACCGCCGACTGGGACGCCGACGCGTTTCGCGCCCGGGTCCCCGGCCCGCACTTCGACGCGACGATCACCGGCTCGGACTTTCGCAGCACCGCCGACGTGGTCAGCAGCGCACCGGAACTGGCCAGACTGTCGCTGAACATCGCCGCCACCCATCACGACGTCCGGGTCGCCGGCCGACGACTGGTCTACGGCGGGCACACCATCGGGTTGGCCCTCGCCCAGGTGACCCGCGCCCTGCCGAACCTCGTCACGGTGCTCGGCTGGCACTACTGCGACCACATCGGCCCCGTGCACGAGGGCGACACGCTCTACAGCGACATCCACGTCGACGACGCAACGCCCCTACCCGACGGTCGGGGCGGCGTCCTCGTGCTCCGCTCGCTGGTCTACGCCGTCGGCGAGCCGGATCGGCCGGTGCTGGACTGGAGATTCACGGCGCTTCTGTACTAG
- a CDS encoding cupin domain-containing protein: MSTSDTRSSHTVSLLDGEIVEESDLGSMRRVTVDDLPILKGLSIKRVLLNPGAMRTPHWHANANELTYCVSGTALVSILDDGSKFSSFVITAGQMFHAASGSLHHIENVGEDIAEFIIAFRHERPEDFGFGATFGAFSDAVLGNTYDLPAADLSKIRRTTTDHRLAARVGPPMIPDGAYFRDPHKFDIEAQQPGLNYVSGNARFARDQYWPALKDISMYSLRITEDGMREPHWHPVTAEMGYVQHGDARMTVMNPDGTLDTWTMTTGDVYFIPRAYPHHIENISPDDWHFLIFFDQPFPADIGYRASASAYSREVLAAAFGTHLDDLPQFPFTPADPLIVTRSNPLD; the protein is encoded by the coding sequence GTGAGCACGTCAGACACCCGTAGCAGCCACACCGTCTCGCTCCTCGACGGGGAGATCGTCGAGGAGTCCGACCTGGGCTCGATGCGACGAGTCACCGTCGACGATCTGCCGATCCTCAAGGGGTTGTCCATCAAACGGGTGCTGCTGAACCCCGGCGCGATGCGCACACCGCACTGGCACGCGAACGCCAACGAGCTCACCTACTGCGTGTCGGGCACCGCTCTGGTGTCCATCCTGGACGACGGCAGCAAGTTCTCCAGCTTCGTCATCACCGCCGGGCAGATGTTCCACGCCGCGTCCGGCTCGCTGCACCACATCGAGAACGTCGGCGAAGACATCGCCGAATTCATCATCGCCTTCCGCCACGAACGCCCCGAGGACTTCGGCTTCGGCGCCACGTTCGGCGCCTTCAGCGATGCGGTGCTCGGCAACACCTATGACCTGCCGGCCGCCGACCTGTCCAAGATCCGCCGGACCACCACCGACCACAGGCTCGCAGCCCGCGTCGGCCCTCCAATGATTCCGGACGGCGCCTACTTTCGTGATCCGCACAAGTTCGATATCGAGGCCCAGCAGCCGGGACTGAACTACGTCAGCGGGAATGCCCGGTTCGCCCGCGATCAGTATTGGCCGGCGCTGAAGGACATCTCGATGTACTCGCTACGCATCACCGAGGACGGCATGCGGGAACCGCACTGGCATCCCGTCACCGCGGAGATGGGCTACGTGCAGCACGGTGACGCACGCATGACCGTGATGAATCCCGATGGCACCCTTGACACGTGGACCATGACGACCGGCGACGTGTACTTCATCCCCCGCGCCTACCCGCATCACATCGAGAACATCAGCCCCGACGACTGGCACTTCCTGATCTTCTTCGATCAGCCGTTCCCGGCCGACATCGGCTACCGCGCCTCGGCGAGCGCCTACTCGAGAGAAGTATTGGCCGCCGCATTCGGCACCCACCTCGACGACCTGCCGCAGTTCCCGTTCACCCCCGCGGATCCGCTGATCGTCACGCGCTCCAACCCGCTCGACTGA